The following proteins are encoded in a genomic region of Triticum dicoccoides isolate Atlit2015 ecotype Zavitan chromosome 1B, WEW_v2.0, whole genome shotgun sequence:
- the LOC119329289 gene encoding uncharacterized protein LOC119329289, protein MAVMDHDNGSARAPAPAPRSQPSYSCSGGSVETTHDHKLSHSDSFWTPAESLRSSSASSSSPPLSSSSSCESIPALDLDRHSSLSSTSSYESLHHVEAAADHDHSSSPDEFMPATLPPAVQTMMAQGQPAGYDPKRLPSSMFRTQSTCPAQWSATSNDQLFSIQLENSGGDGPLYLVGDLYYDDAGVFHRVSSVARLPAVPEMSTGNSSRSLCVRDDCAGCRTSMNKKSVRFATADGVAGPRSLPAALEETDASAAETGAAAEACWCCWPSMWWPSCACRGCDCRWS, encoded by the exons ATGGCGGTCATGGACCACGACAACGGTTCTGCGCGCGCACCGGCACCGGCGCCGAGGAGTCAGCCCTCGTACTCCTGCAGCGGCGGCAGCGTCGAGACCACTCACGACCACAAGCTTTCCCACTCCGACTCCTTCTGGACGCCGGCCGAATCGCTGCGCTCGTCGTCCGCTTCGTCGTCGTCCCCACCTCTATCCAGCAGCTCGTCGTGCGAGAGCATTCCCGCACTCGACCTTGACCGGCACTCATCCTTGTCCTCCACATCCTCCTACGAGAGCTTGCACCacgtcgaggcggcggcggaccacGACCATTCTTCCTCTCCCGACGAGTTCATGCCGGCAACGCTGCCGCCGGCAGTCCAGACGATGATGGCGCAGGGGCAGCCCGCTGGGTACGACCCGAAGAGGCTCCCTTCATCGATGTTCCGCACGCAATCCACGTGCCCCGCCCAATGGAGCGCCACCTCGAACGACCAGCTGTTCAGCATCCAGCTGGAAAACTCCGGCGGGGACGGCCCGCTTTACCTTGTCGGCGACCTCTACTACGACGACGCTGGGGTGTTCCACCGCGTCTCATCCGTCGCGAGGCTGCCGGCCGTCCCAGAGATGTCGACAGGAAACTCCAGCCGGAGTTTGTGCGTGAGGGATGACTGCGCGGGGTGCAGAACAAGCATGAACAAGAAGTCCGTCAGGTTCGCCACCGCCGATGGCGTCGCCGGCCCGCGCAG TCTTCCGGCCGCGTTGGAGGAGACGGACGCATCGGCGGCGGAAActggcgcggcggcggaggctTGTTGGTGCTGTTGGCCGTCGATGTGGTGGCCAAGCTGCGCGTGCCGCGGATGCGACTGCCGATGGTCCTGA